One window from the genome of Mucilaginibacter ginsenosidivorans encodes:
- a CDS encoding OmpW/AlkL family protein has translation MKKLFLSALTLSFFFSLTCTAQDKGELDIRLRGVAVVPQESATIGVIGGNVSIDNSFIPELDFTYFFAKNLSAELILGTTRHSVSTVGSNLSAIGGPSSASVNLGKVWLLPPTLTLQYHLPTGTAFKPYLGAGVNYTIFYGVNNGPTVSKVSYKDKFAFAVQGGFDFDVSKKVFINVDVKKVFLSTDVTVNAANLTPAENPQLAPVLANIPAAVKINPWLLGVGVGYRFK, from the coding sequence ATGAAAAAGCTATTCTTATCCGCACTAACCCTATCATTTTTTTTCAGTTTAACCTGCACCGCACAGGATAAAGGCGAACTCGACATTCGCCTTCGCGGTGTTGCAGTTGTACCGCAGGAAAGCGCCACCATCGGCGTTATCGGCGGTAACGTCAGTATCGATAACTCCTTTATCCCCGAGCTTGATTTCACTTACTTTTTCGCCAAAAACCTTTCGGCCGAACTGATACTGGGTACTACCCGGCATTCGGTAAGTACCGTTGGTTCCAACCTTTCGGCTATAGGCGGTCCGTCGTCGGCCAGTGTAAACCTGGGCAAGGTTTGGCTGCTGCCGCCAACCTTAACGCTGCAATACCACCTGCCCACCGGTACCGCGTTTAAACCCTACCTGGGTGCAGGTGTAAACTACACCATATTTTACGGCGTAAACAATGGCCCAACCGTAAGCAAGGTAAGTTATAAAGACAAATTCGCGTTTGCCGTACAGGGCGGGTTCGACTTTGATGTGAGCAAGAAAGTATTTATCAACGTCGACGTTAAAAAGGTTTTCCTATCAACCGACGTAACCGTTAACGCTGCCAACCTTACACCAGCCGAAAACCCCCAACTGGCGCCCGTTCTGGCTAATATACCCGCTGCGGTAAAAATAAACCCCTGGTTACTGGGCGTTGGCGTAGGTTACCGGTTCAAATAA
- a CDS encoding neutral zinc metallopeptidase produces the protein MQRFGKRSGGQEKPNKNQDHKIEKRRAFALAGSFAGLLLLAIYLIAAAYPTSLFSAAHNTGNTDTEADRITALNAELTADPFKKSSEQLIAGNNEVMDRLFKKMGKKYTAPSLQFFEDTVTSVECGAALPSAGLFYCPDSRQMFIDLSFFKAVKKSHPLFTDLAQYYTIAHQTGHHIEQLLGITGKVEDQRDHLSSDEYQKLLYKQELLADYYAGVLMHYAWKKNMDGGDAELAIIQATEVSDNLDQKDDVNVIDTYHYADISERANQLYKGFRTGDLEQADVFTAQELK, from the coding sequence ATGCAAAGGTTTGGAAAAAGAAGTGGCGGGCAAGAGAAACCCAATAAAAACCAGGATCACAAAATTGAAAAACGCCGGGCGTTTGCCCTGGCGGGCAGCTTTGCAGGTTTGCTGCTGCTGGCCATTTATCTGATAGCGGCCGCCTACCCCACCAGTTTGTTCAGCGCCGCGCACAACACCGGGAACACCGATACAGAAGCCGATCGTATTACTGCGCTAAACGCCGAACTGACTGCCGATCCGTTCAAAAAATCGAGCGAGCAACTTATTGCCGGCAATAACGAGGTGATGGACCGCCTGTTCAAAAAGATGGGTAAAAAATATACCGCTCCATCGCTGCAGTTTTTTGAGGATACCGTTACATCGGTAGAATGCGGCGCCGCCCTGCCATCCGCCGGCTTGTTCTATTGCCCCGACAGCCGCCAGATGTTCATTGACCTATCATTTTTTAAAGCCGTGAAAAAAAGTCACCCGCTTTTTACCGACCTGGCCCAATATTATACCATTGCCCACCAAACAGGGCACCATATTGAACAATTGCTTGGCATTACCGGCAAAGTTGAGGACCAGCGCGACCACCTGAGCAGCGACGAATACCAAAAACTGCTTTACAAGCAGGAACTGCTGGCCGATTATTACGCCGGGGTGTTGATGCACTATGCCTGGAAGAAGAACATGGACGGCGGCGATGCCGAACTGGCCATTATACAGGCTACCGAAGTTAGCGACAACCTTGACCAAAAGGACGACGTGAACGTTATTGATACCTACCATTATGCCGACATCAGCGAGCGTGCCAACCAGCTTTACAAAGGCTTCCGCACCGGCGATCTGGAGCAGGCCGATGTGTTTACCGCACAGGAGTTAAAGTAA
- the gltX gene encoding glutamate--tRNA ligase, producing MSAKKVRVRFAPSPTGGLHLGGVRTVLFNYLFAKKHGGDFVLRIEDTDQSRYVAGAEDYIMECLNWCGLIPDESPIAGGHYAPYRQSERKAIYREYAERLVMQGHAYYAFDTPEELDRNRKEIPNFQYGHAYRDTLRNSLTLSQTQVDQLLKDGEPHVIRIKMPENETVHFEDMIRGHVSFNTSESDDKVLLKADGMPTYHLAVVVDDYLMDITHAFRGEEWLPSAPVHLLLWEYLGWKEAMPQWAHLPLILKPDGHGKLSKRDGARLGFPVYAMNWFDEKSGEMTPGFRELGFLPEAFLNLLVMLGWNDGTNDEIFSLDELVHKFSIDRVNKGGAKFDFEKAKWFNAEWIKRSEAGSLKSEVKRILEEKGVVVADDALLLKVIDLVKERCTLLPDFYQQSAYFFERPGEYDLAAVKPKWTDAKTTFFEGFMTMLGNTERLAGAELEQSFKALAEEHGIKAGELMLPFRIMLVGGKFGPHVFDIAALLGKQETIARIEKALAEFSN from the coding sequence ATGTCAGCTAAAAAAGTAAGAGTAAGGTTTGCGCCCAGTCCCACGGGCGGACTGCACCTGGGCGGTGTACGCACGGTATTGTTCAACTACTTGTTCGCCAAAAAACATGGCGGCGATTTCGTGCTGCGTATCGAAGATACCGACCAGAGCCGTTATGTAGCCGGCGCCGAGGATTACATTATGGAGTGCCTTAACTGGTGCGGACTGATCCCCGACGAAAGCCCTATTGCCGGCGGCCATTACGCACCTTATCGCCAGAGCGAACGCAAGGCCATTTATCGCGAATATGCCGAGCGCCTGGTAATGCAGGGCCATGCCTACTATGCTTTTGATACCCCCGAAGAACTGGACCGCAACCGCAAAGAGATACCTAATTTTCAGTACGGGCATGCATACCGCGATACGCTGCGCAACTCGTTAACGCTGTCGCAAACCCAGGTTGACCAGCTGCTGAAGGACGGCGAGCCGCATGTGATCCGCATAAAAATGCCCGAGAATGAGACGGTACACTTTGAGGATATGATACGCGGGCACGTAAGCTTTAATACCAGCGAAAGCGACGACAAGGTACTGCTGAAAGCCGACGGCATGCCTACCTACCACCTTGCCGTGGTGGTAGACGATTACCTGATGGATATTACCCACGCCTTCCGCGGCGAGGAATGGCTGCCATCGGCGCCGGTTCATTTGCTGCTGTGGGAATACCTGGGCTGGAAAGAGGCGATGCCGCAATGGGCGCACCTGCCGCTGATACTGAAGCCCGACGGCCACGGCAAGCTGAGCAAGCGCGACGGCGCCCGGCTGGGTTTCCCGGTGTATGCTATGAACTGGTTCGACGAAAAAAGCGGGGAGATGACACCCGGTTTCCGCGAGCTTGGCTTTTTGCCCGAAGCATTCCTGAACCTGCTGGTAATGCTGGGCTGGAACGACGGCACCAACGACGAAATATTCTCGCTGGACGAATTGGTACACAAATTCTCTATCGACCGGGTAAACAAGGGCGGAGCGAAATTCGATTTTGAAAAGGCCAAATGGTTCAATGCGGAATGGATAAAGAGGTCGGAAGCCGGAAGTCTGAAGTCAGAAGTCAAAAGAATATTAGAGGAAAAGGGTGTTGTTGTGGCCGACGATGCCTTGCTGCTAAAGGTTATCGACCTGGTGAAGGAACGCTGTACCCTGCTGCCCGATTTTTACCAGCAGTCGGCGTATTTTTTTGAGCGGCCCGGGGAATATGACCTTGCTGCCGTTAAACCTAAATGGACCGATGCCAAAACCACTTTTTTTGAAGGCTTTATGACCATGCTGGGCAATACCGAAAGATTGGCAGGCGCCGAGCTGGAACAATCGTTCAAGGCGCTGGCCGAGGAGCACGGCATTAAAGCAGGCGAACTGATGCTGCCGTTCCGCATTATGCTGGTTGGGGGCAAATTCGGGCCGCATGTGTTCGATATTGCTGCTTTGCTGGGCAAGCAGGAAACTATTGCCCGCATAGAAAAAGCGCTGGCCGAATTTTCAAATTAG